ctgcctattagacgacaccaatgtacttacCCTTAGTTGTCTGTAGCAGGTCTGATATGTGCGCAGTGCAGTTTGAACTGAAGTAGAATTCAAATGATGAAAAACGCGtgcatttctttccttccaaaCCGCCCATGAGATAAGGACAAGGAGTGTGTGGTCTTGGCAGCACTAGCAGTGATGTACTCCCTGCTAATCAAACGCTGTGGTGGGTGATTAGACGGGGAATCAAATGAAGTGGGCAGGAAGGGTGTGCCATGGAGATCGCGTGCACGGTGGGTTCCAACGAGGACAACGACTGAGCCCCTTCACATGTTGGCACCTTTCTCCACGTCCTTTCCCTTGTTTCTTTCTTCCCCCTCTGGATGAACTGTGCAAATGATAGTTGTAGGCAAAGTCCATCTGGACTTCGGATCATGCGGTGTAGCTCTAGGTAGCTTCTAACATACAGCTTACACAGTTACACAGGCAGGTCCTGAAAGTCCAACACTCTGTGTGAGCAAGAATTGCTAGCTGCTGCCAGCCAACCAAATTTTGAGGTCAGGCTACAATCCTAAAAGATTACATGTCTAAAGCCAAATTTGTATGTCAGGCCACGATCCTAAAAGATTGCATGTCTACTATTTGACAGGAAACTGATTTACAATGCTTTTCACATGGAAGGGCCAGCATGGAGGCGAAGAAGAGCATGGACGAGGTACCTTAgctcttgtttagttcacccccaactcccaactttgacactataaaaaagaagattcctcatcacatcaaacttacggtacatgcatgaagtactaaatgtagacaaagttaaaaactaattgcacagttttattgtactttgcgagacgaatcttttgagcctaattagttaatgtttggacaataattcacaaatacaaacgaaacactacagtgtGTTACAgtactgtaacagtaatttgacacctccaaactttggcaactaaacaaggccttagtgTGATCTTTAGACTCTAGTGCAAGATCAAGCCATCATGATTCTTAGGCAACTCTTAAGCTCAAGCACATCACTAAATTACCCGGATATCACATCACAAGATAGTGTGTATACGTCAAGTAGGTAGGTATGCAACGTTTGCGTATGCGTAATCCATATGATCTCGGTCTTATAAGACTGGTAACTTGTGTACAGATGTGAAGGTTTACAGGGAACATGGTTCGGAGCTTGGTTCTTGCAAAACAGAAAGGCCAGCCAGAAGAATAAGAACATACACACATACTGTACCTGCCAGATTTGTATCCCATGAGATAGAATTACAACACTATGCCACATGACTGAAGCGGCGCCTCACAGACTGTAGATACAATGGACCTCCCAAGGAGCCTCATCAATTTTTACACAAGTATGGAATTATCACTTGTCTTCTATCTCAACAGCCTCCTGCTTACAGGTGGTGCAAGTCCTGGGATGTTGGGAATGTCCTTGTTGTGTGGGTTTACAATCTGCCAATGGAACAGTATGAACATCATTCAGCAACAGTCACTATAACCAAATTAGCCTGAAAATCATGTATGTATGTTTTGTTGTCATATCTGATGTTCTGTATTGGCTATTTGACTTATTTCTTAGCCGTTACATGGCGATACAATTCCTGTCAGACCCTGCTCCAAATCTCTTCATGGTCTCTAACATTCATTTTTCCTGTTTTGGGGGGATGGGTATCTAAGGTTTCTTAATTAGTCTACATGTGTATTATTTATTCACATAGAAGTAAGAAAGGTACTGGATGCAGTTTACACAATGAACAGGTAGTTTGGCGCACAGATGGTTGGATGGTCTGGTATTCTAGCTTTGTTATCTCCATATTTCTTAACTAGTGTGTTAGTATTCCAATCCCAGCAGAGCGATGACAATTATGACCTCTACTTGACCCACTTCCTTTCCCACAGGAACAAAGGGACCTTTGAGGACGAATTCATTTTCCACTGACTTCTGTAAACTTCACATCAAACCAAAAAGGCAAAAAGGATAATGTGATAAAATCATGTAAAAGAGGGCTCTAGCTGTAGAATTTCCAAGTCATTTTGGTCGAGTCATGTCACAATATCAGTTAGATCATTGATGTAATATGCCAAAGTAATACACAAACAGTTGAGTTTGCAAATCTCTGAAGAAGCTGAGCACTCACCTTAACAATAATTACTGCTATGACTCCAGCAACAATGAGAAAAAGCATGGCCATGATGCATCGGTCAGTTGCAACCTGTTTTAAAAGAAGTGAGATAGATGAGAATAGAGTtgacaaataaaataaagaacTTGTGTTGTGAGATGAACTTACCTGTCTACCGATTTCTTTCACCAATTTAGATGCCTTTTTAATGGAGAAATGGATAGAGTCCAGCTCATTAACAACTCTGCTCATTTGCTCTGTCTGATGAAGATAAAATAACCAAAAGTGACTTTTCTTACCTTGATTGAACAGTATAACACGACAATTGGCTGCTtctgaaaaataagaaaagtgaCTTGCCTGTGCTTTCAGAGCAGCTGAAGTTTCTGTGCCTACATTGATGGTCTCTTGGACAGTCTACAAAATAGACAGCAAAACAGCGTCAAGAAGCAATGAAGTGTGAAAAGGCCACTGCTATGAGGGCATTAGCACATCAATTTGTTGAAGACTTTGAGAGTCTACTACAATAAATTGTTCTGTGGAAGCTCAAATCATTGAGAAATTGATATATTGAGGACTTCAGCAGTAGACTCAATTCCAAACTTAGCACAAAGCATCAAGGCTTGAGAGAAAAAGGCTtatctatatctttataaataacAGCTCATGTTTCCTCGCCTTCAACCAAAGAAAAAAGGAacggtgaagatgaagaggggcAACAAAAACAGCAAAGCCAGCATCTTAGCATCACAACAAGAAACAAAGATGTTTGGTAGGATCATATGGGGATGCAAAAGTTATCTCTCTGGGAGCAGATTTCTCAACTATTTAACACAAGAGTGCAAGGTCAACAGGTGTTCCTAAGAGCATGATGGTAGAAGCTTAGATGTCGgtcataaataaaaaataacctGTTTAGATCGCGCGATAGCTTGATCAGTTTCATTCATTAGTTGATTGCCTTGATCCATTAACTGCTGGTTTGTCATAtctgagataaaaaaaaaactgctcaGTATATCCATGGCGCTGATGTCAGAGGCTTGTTTCTTTCAAAGTTTCAATTTGTAAAGATAACAACAAAAAGGAAATGGGTTTTTCTAATATGTCCTTAGTTTTTGAACCGAGATCATACTATGTACACGGTACGCCTATAGGGGCTTGTGATATTGTCACTTACTTGATGCCAACAGGACATTTTCTTCACCATAGCCATCTTCAACACTAGGACCATCAAAAAGATCAATTCGCTTATTTCCACTTGCATGTCTGCAATCCAAATGATCTTTGATGTAAGTATCATGAAATGTTACCAAAACTAGAGATGCATTCTTCAAAGTTTCTGAGAAAAATAATTATGATGTAGTGAGATAGGTCAAAACTCACTGTTTCTTAAGAGCAACATAAGAGTTTAATTCTTTGATCTGCAAAACAACACAAACTTCGGTTTAGTGAAAGTTAGAGAATCAGACCAAGGGGTAAAATTCACATTGACTGGAACAGTTTTCAGTAATAATACCATCGACTGCTTTCTGTCATGCAGCATTTTTGCAGTATCCGGATCAGTACGCCCTGCCTCGTCTTTGCTAACTCGCTCAAAGTCTTTGATAAGTCTAGAAAACCGCATAAAAGCAAACTGTCAGCTATCATGAAGCTACTAACATCAGAATTAAGAAATCAGATATCTGTTTTCCTGCTAACTATTGTTTGGCCCCCATTATTGTGATTCAAAATACAGAAATTGCAGGTAGTCGTGAGCAGCAGAAATACTGGAACCAGGCGTACACAGTGCAGTGTATTGGTTAAGAGATACAGAAATGATTGCTACGGAGAAAAATTAAATTGATGTGGGTGTGAGGTAAGCAGCGGCGGACTGCCACTTCTCTACTCATGCCAAGAATGGTATTTGTGTTTAGCCTTTCCATCTGCCATATTATATGAAGGGGAATGTTGCTAAAAGCTGCatagagggggggggggggggggggggtgttgaaAGAGACTGACTAACCTTTTACAATCTCGCATCTTATCAGTAAGCTCTTCAAGCTGTCTACTGCGGCGGTTGGCATCCTTGATCTTGTCCAACTTCTGGAATCCATTCCTGCAGCCAAATTAAGCAACGCGTCAGTTCAACAACATCATGCTACCATTTCTACAGAGCGCAAGTAGTAGTCCCGCAGACATCAGGGGAAAAAACGATTTTTTCCCCCACTACAGACCAATAATTTGGTCTCCAAATTTGTCCTCCAGTCGCGAAATCGCAGCAAGCAAACTGAGATCTAACGACCATTCGCGGGCGACGCAAGCAAACTACAAACACCCCAAATCACAGCAAGCGGAATGGTTTGAGATTACTGCAATGCGCGGAGGATATCGCCGATCTGTCCGTCGATCTCGGCCAGCTCCTCGTTGACCGATGCTAAATccatgtcctcctcctcctgggcaaCCACACCAGCAACCGAGCCCCACAGGGGAAAGCGAAATCCAAACAGAAAGCAGGATCAGGCCCCCCGTCCCCTCGAGGTCCCAGCCCTGCCCCACGAGAGCCGGATCgatggggccggcggcggcgcgcggcgggaggGGGCCCAATGCTGGTGCGGCGGGGAGCCCGGTTGGATTCGCCGGGCGCAGATCGAGGAGGGTCGATCCCGCGCCCGGTGTggggggaggcggaggccaaGGCGGTGGTGGACTCCGACAGCGCCGGTCGGAGGCACGCCGCTCCTGCTTGgcctttttgtttggttttgctTTCGCTTCACGGAGGATCTTCCTCGTTGGATTCACATCGTCCTTTTGATCACTAGGTTTTGTTTGCCATGTCCGTACGATCGTCATCCAATGCTCCGGATCAGCTCGTCGCTTCAAGCACCCCCATGGCAAAAAGGTTGTTGTAACTTTCCTAGAGATAGAGAAATGGTTATTTGAGCCATGCAAATTCAAGCATGTCAGCAGCACTGGAAATGAGGGAACTAGTGCTTGCTTGTGAAGGAAATAGTTTGAATTCGGTAGGATTCGCTATGAGATTCTTCTTATAAGAAAACTGGTGTACTGTTTATAATATGCAAAAAGGTGCACGTAAAAGATAGAAGTGGTTGTGGAAATTAtcggtgtgtttggtttgacaGCTCATCTGGGTTAGTATTGCTCGAAATCATGATTTAGGACCCGTCCCACGATAAAATCCGAACACGCTATATATAAATAAGCATTATCTCTTTATAAGTTTTTGCAACGTTGATGAGAACATTACCTAAATTGTGAGAAAGTTTCTTGTGATCCattaagagaaaagagaaatgaTGGTTCTcaccttcttttttttgttagtTTGGTGCCATTAACTTGTGATATTTGTTTTACAAGGATGAACATGGTTGTTGGTAGGTCCCAACTCCCAAACCAGCCTAGCATGAGCTTAGACCAAACACCCTGATATTCTGGGGTATCCCTTGACTATTGTAAAACTAGTCAGCATGAAATGATCTTTTATCCTGATCAATGCAATCATTCTCATAGCAGCTCTTACGTCGGTGTCCAGGATTTGGGTGAACTTAATACATAAATGCTGATATATCTAGATTTATTTGTGCATAACTTTACTTATCAATATTTTATCTATTTCAGTGAAAACCATGTTAAATTCGTCATTCCCGAACTCACGAGCCAGGACCGATTCAACAAGGGCCAGCACCTTCTTTATATCCGTCCGTAGCCACGAATCAATGACGTCTAAACTCTGAAGTGATTTAACTTGTTGCGTATAAAAGATCTAACTTTTACAAACCATTACtactaaataaaatatttgaaaTTGTTCAAACAAAATTTGTGTAGCCACCCACTTTTTAGTGTTCATGTGTCATTGACTCATTGCCTAGTATTCACTGAGGAATTTTAAGGTGCTTGAAAATAATGATAACTGTTGGTGAGGCCAGATTCAATGGTTAAATACTAAAAGTAAGTAATAGGAATTTGATTGTGGACCGGTACCTAGGCCAGGAACCCGTTTCGAAATTAATTGGAAGGGTAAATTTGGGAAGGCAATAACCATGATTTTTAAAGCGGtaaggcgaggcgaggcgacaCGCCACTGCTCGGACACCTAGGTACTTGTGGCGTGAGGCGAGGCGACACTTTACACACCCATATACACATACATCTACCtgtaaaagaaaaagaaaaacaaaggacCAGTGGACCTAATGGAAACAAGGCCCATCAAATCAGCCTAACCCAAGTCAGCCCAACTGCCCTAGGCTCCCAGCCTCCCACCAGCCACCACCTTGCCCGCCCACCTCAGCCACCACCGCCCACCCCTGCCTCCTCTGCCGCCGTAGGCCGTCCGCACCACGGCCACGGGCTCTCTCCGTCTGGTCGAGGACTGCCACAGGCTGCCTCAATCACGCACCGCACGATGCAAGaccaaaggaggaggaggaaggataggaggaggcggcgcggctccGTCCCCGGTGGCGCAGCACTGAATTCGGCGGTGAAGGTGACGGATTGTTAAGTGACGCCGACGCCCAGACTTTTTTACCGGCTGGACGCCGACGCCTTAATAACTCAATCTTCGTTGTCACAAAAGGATTCGTCGGGCCTTTGACACTGGCATCGCAGCTCCTGGCCAGGGCTCCTCACCACGACATCTATGGCTACTCAATTCTTAATTCCCAATCGCTGCCGCCGGTGCCCCATCGTGCAGATCGCGGAGCTCCAGCGGTCGGCATTGTAGGCAATATGGCCCTCGGGCGGCGCCATGGTGAACTAGTTGTTCACGAGGAGGAGATGGCCACCTACGATGAAGTCCTCGTCCGAGTGCCGCCTTGGAGATGGCGAGGGTGCTTGTTGTGGCCTCAGAATCGTCGATGCCTTCATTGCCGTTGCTTGCGGGCTCTTGTTACCCTAATGTACATATTAGCTGCTGCTACTGGAAAGTTGCCTTCATATCCCTCGATGATTGTTCATTGATTGCTTAAAAGTGATGATTGGTCTGGGTATTTGTGCAATGAAATGGCAACAACATATAATTGTTCATGTGAAAACAAAGCTTATGGGATTTGTAAAGAATACACTGAGTTTCAGATTTTAGCCTTCCATTCACGTAGTAAAGCAAATAAGGAAGTCTGCACTTGCATGCACTTCAACTCTCGATTGCCAAGGGTGCAATTGGTTCGCTGCACCCCCGCGTCCTGACTCCCCACATGCGACCTCCGTGCGATTGGTTTCCTGAGCTCGTTGCCGAACCTAGCCCGCGGCGTGCTAGCGTGCAAAAAGGCACCTGAAGCCTGGCTCCCGGGACGCGGCCCGACCCTTCGTTTCCTCGGAGCCAGCCTCCCGTGGTACGCGGTGGACCGCGTGGGTGCATGCACGGCGGTCAAAACTACTATGCGCGTGCTGCAATCAGAGCAACCAAACAGCGGCTCTGTCTGGCTATCTGGCCAGGATGCATGCTGCTATCCAATCAAAGCTCCCTCGCATCAACTCAGCCAGGCTAGCGGGAGCCTGGTTCCTGGAAACGAGCCAGGCTCGGCAGAAAAGGAAACCATCAGGCCCAAATGGTTTGGAGCGTTGGAGAAAATAGCTGCTATTTCCACTGCTCACATTCGCAGAATTTTTCCTCTTATTGTTCTTCGGAAACTGAGTTCAATTTTGTGCTTGTCCGCACGTTGCATGGATCGCTGGATTGCCACCGGTTCACTGCATGGTTGGATCACGTATTGGCTTGTGTACAGTACAATTCATTTGTGAAGTCTGC
Above is a genomic segment from Setaria viridis chromosome 4, Setaria_viridis_v4.0, whole genome shotgun sequence containing:
- the LOC117851900 gene encoding novel plant SNARE 11 isoform X3, which gives rise to MVVRSQFACCDFATGGQIWRPNYWNGFQKLDKIKDANRRSRQLEELTDKMRDCKRLIKDFERVSKDEAGRTDPDTAKMLHDRKQSMIKELNSYVALKKQHASGNKRIDLFDGPSVEDGYGEENVLLASNMTNQQLMDQGNQLMNETDQAIARSKQTVQETINVGTETSAALKAQTEQMSRVVNELDSIHFSIKKASKLVKEIGRQVATDRCIMAMLFLIVAGVIAVIIVKIVNPHNKDIPNIPGLAPPVSRRLLR
- the LOC117851900 gene encoding novel plant SNARE 11 isoform X1; amino-acid sequence: MDLASVNEELAEIDGQIGDILRALQNGFQKLDKIKDANRRSRQLEELTDKMRDCKRLIKDFERVSKDEAGRTDPDTAKMLHDRKQSMIKELNSYVALKKQHASGNKRIDLFDGPSVEDGYGEENVLLASNMTNQQLMDQGNQLMNETDQAIARSKQTVQETINVGTETSAALKAQTEQMSRVVNELDSIHFSIKKASKLVKEIGRQVATDRCIMAMLFLIVAGVIAVIIVKIVNPHNKDIPNIPGLAPPVSRRLLR
- the LOC117851900 gene encoding novel plant SNARE 11 isoform X2, with product MDLASVNEELAEIDGQIGDILRALQNGFQKLDKIKDANRRSRQLEELTDKMRDCKRLIKDFERVSKDEAGRTDPDTAKMLHDRKQSMIKELNSYVALKKQHASGNKRIDLFDGPSVEDGYGEENVLLASNMTNQQLMDQGNQLMNETDQAIARSKQTVQETINVGTETSAALKAQAKQMSRVVNELDSIHFSIKKASKLVKEIGRQVATDRCIMAMLFLIVAGVIAVIIVKIVNPHNKDIPNIPGLAPPVSRRLLR